One Verrucomicrobiota bacterium genomic region harbors:
- a CDS encoding mandelate racemase, with the protein MRIRRLLAFRVELPLHETTYQWSGGKSVQVFDSTIVRVETDTGLVGHGEVCPLGPFYLPAYAEGVRAGLRELGPHLIGEDPRQLLKLNRHMDAVLKGHPYVKSGIDIACWDLLGQSAQLPVCELLGGRYGDSVPLYRAISQEAPDKMAEKIARYRGEGYRRFQLKVGGHPDTDIARIRAAAAQLQSGDRLVADANTGWIQHEAIRVAKAVQDVDVYIEQPCATYAECLAVRRMIAQPMVLDELVDSMEMLLRATNDLAADIVNLKISKLGGLTKIKAVRDLCVQLGLAMTLEDSWGGDVATAAIAHLAQSTPPELLFSTTDFNSYVTVSTAEGAPTRREGFMSASHAPGLGIRPRTEVLGAPVLCVE; encoded by the coding sequence TTGCGCATCCGCCGTCTTCTCGCGTTTCGCGTCGAATTGCCGCTTCATGAGACCACCTATCAGTGGTCGGGTGGCAAATCGGTTCAAGTCTTCGACAGCACCATCGTCCGGGTGGAAACGGACACCGGCCTGGTTGGACATGGCGAAGTCTGTCCTTTGGGCCCCTTCTATCTTCCCGCTTATGCCGAAGGCGTCCGCGCGGGCTTGCGTGAATTGGGTCCTCACTTGATCGGGGAAGATCCCCGCCAGTTGCTCAAGCTTAACCGGCACATGGATGCGGTGTTGAAAGGGCATCCCTACGTCAAGAGCGGCATCGACATCGCCTGCTGGGATCTCTTGGGACAGTCTGCGCAATTGCCGGTGTGCGAATTACTGGGAGGCCGGTACGGGGATTCGGTGCCGCTCTATCGAGCCATCTCGCAAGAAGCCCCGGACAAGATGGCGGAGAAAATCGCCCGGTACCGGGGGGAAGGCTATCGGCGGTTCCAACTGAAGGTTGGGGGCCATCCCGACACCGACATTGCCCGCATCCGGGCGGCCGCGGCCCAACTCCAATCCGGAGACCGTCTTGTGGCCGATGCCAACACAGGCTGGATTCAACATGAGGCCATCCGCGTGGCGAAGGCCGTGCAGGACGTGGATGTGTACATCGAGCAACCCTGCGCGACCTATGCCGAATGCCTGGCGGTGAGACGCATGATCGCGCAGCCGATGGTGTTGGATGAATTGGTGGACAGCATGGAAATGCTTCTCCGCGCCACCAACGACTTGGCGGCGGACATCGTCAACCTGAAGATCAGCAAACTGGGTGGCTTGACCAAAATCAAAGCCGTCCGCGACTTGTGTGTGCAACTGGGGCTGGCCATGACCTTGGAGGATAGCTGGGGCGGGGACGTGGCCACGGCGGCCATCGCGCATTTGGCGCAGAGCACGCCCCCTGAGCTCCTGTTCAGCACCACCGATTTCAACAGTTACGTCACGGTTTCCACTGCGGAGGGAGCTCCGACGCGGCGCGAAGGATTCATGTCTGCTTCCCACGCTCCCGGCCTCGGCATTCGCCCCAGGACGGAAGTCTTGGGCGCGCCGGTCTTGTGCGTGGAGTAG